The Magnetococcales bacterium genome includes a window with the following:
- a CDS encoding RnfABCDGE type electron transport complex subunit G — protein MPDFFRMGLILMVVGLTATAILAGTDSITKGPIAEAKRQELLHALQQVLPPGFDNSPDQDFIVVNDARLDKKSSPVKIYRARGKGADLGAAFTVIAPNGYSGDIEILLGMAAGGTVSSIRILSHKETPGLGDKFATTSWPDAFKGKTASNVKWGVKKDGGDFDQFAGATITPRAIVGAVKRGLDFFVENEAKLFAKAAPAATKAMEVRP, from the coding sequence ATGCCTGACTTTTTCAGAATGGGTCTGATTCTTATGGTTGTCGGCTTGACTGCCACCGCCATACTGGCTGGAACGGACTCCATCACCAAGGGCCCCATCGCCGAGGCCAAGCGGCAGGAACTCTTGCATGCCCTGCAGCAAGTCCTCCCCCCGGGGTTTGACAACAGTCCCGACCAGGACTTCATCGTCGTCAACGATGCCCGATTGGATAAAAAGAGCAGCCCCGTAAAAATCTACCGGGCCCGTGGGAAGGGTGCCGACCTGGGCGCCGCCTTTACGGTCATCGCTCCCAATGGCTACTCAGGTGATATCGAAATCCTGTTGGGCATGGCCGCAGGGGGTACAGTCTCCAGCATCCGGATCCTCTCCCACAAAGAGACCCCGGGATTGGGGGACAAGTTTGCGACCACATCATGGCCGGATGCCTTCAAAGGAAAGACCGCCAGCAACGTCAAATGGGGAGTCAAAAAGGACGGCGGGGATTTTGACCAATTTGCCGGCGCCACCATCACCCCACGCGCCATCGTCGGCGCTGTCAAACGCGGGTTGGATTTCTTTGTCGAAAATGAGGCCAAATTGTTTGCCAAAGCGGCCCCTGCTGCAACCAAGGCGATGGAGGTCAGGCCATGA
- a CDS encoding chloride channel protein has protein sequence MLKFLNRLGVNEQITLSGMAVLIGIMVGYGSILFRRLIELCQYFFMGSGDEDVVSVLSELAWWHILLMPVLGGAILGPLVHFFLPGARGDGVPEVMVAVALKGGKINPKDGLGKILACALSIGCGGSVGREGPVVHLGATLASMFGGYLQMTTKHMRTMVGCGVAAGIAASFNAPIAGVMFSLEVIMGDYGLTTFSPVVLSAVIATVVARIHLGDFPAFIVPHYTLVSAWEIPAYVGLGLVCGLTGILFMHTLFKSEDLIRKIPVPIYYKPMLGGFVVGLIALKFPQIMGVGYDTMNHALREEILGMLMLALVFIKIIATAVTLGSGFSGGVFTPSLFLGAMVGGAYGTYAHSLFPALSAGSGAYALVGMGAMCASVLGAPITSILVLFELTRDYRIMLALMVSSIVASLLIHQIYRHSVFTRALSRKEIKLDTQREANLLRDIPVGAIMRPSCPVVTDVTTIHRIKEMIHNTREEFFLVRGDDGAIKGTISFREIRGVAFQEGLEHLVLVRDIPIQRILKVGPTDDLFETFRQMGASGIEQVVVISQIDPAQILGIITSHDVIRAYNKALMDRESGQTRAHN, from the coding sequence ATGCTGAAATTTCTCAACCGACTGGGTGTCAACGAACAGATCACCCTTTCCGGTATGGCTGTTCTCATTGGTATCATGGTTGGTTATGGGTCGATCTTGTTCCGCCGCCTGATCGAATTGTGTCAGTATTTTTTTATGGGCAGCGGTGACGAGGATGTCGTCAGTGTTTTGTCCGAGCTCGCCTGGTGGCATATCCTGCTGATGCCTGTTCTGGGAGGAGCGATCCTTGGCCCGTTGGTGCATTTTTTCCTGCCTGGGGCCCGGGGGGATGGTGTGCCCGAGGTGATGGTGGCTGTCGCCTTGAAGGGAGGGAAGATCAACCCCAAGGATGGTTTGGGAAAAATTTTGGCCTGTGCGCTCTCCATCGGCTGTGGCGGATCAGTTGGCCGTGAAGGCCCCGTGGTGCATCTGGGGGCAACGCTTGCTTCCATGTTTGGCGGCTATCTACAGATGACGACCAAACACATGCGCACCATGGTTGGGTGTGGGGTTGCAGCCGGTATCGCCGCCTCTTTCAATGCGCCCATTGCCGGGGTGATGTTTTCCCTGGAGGTGATCATGGGGGATTACGGTCTGACCACCTTTTCACCGGTCGTTCTTTCCGCCGTGATCGCGACGGTGGTGGCCCGCATCCACCTGGGAGATTTTCCTGCTTTCATCGTTCCCCACTACACCCTGGTTTCCGCCTGGGAGATACCCGCCTATGTTGGATTGGGGTTGGTTTGTGGCCTGACCGGCATTTTGTTCATGCACACCTTGTTCAAGTCCGAGGATTTGATCCGCAAAATCCCTGTTCCCATCTATTACAAGCCCATGCTGGGCGGGTTTGTGGTGGGCTTGATCGCCCTCAAGTTTCCACAGATCATGGGGGTGGGCTATGACACCATGAATCATGCCCTCCGGGAAGAGATTTTGGGCATGTTGATGCTGGCGCTGGTTTTTATCAAGATCATAGCCACCGCCGTCACCCTGGGAAGTGGATTTTCGGGCGGTGTCTTTACACCGAGTCTGTTTTTGGGGGCCATGGTTGGCGGGGCCTACGGTACCTATGCGCACTCTCTTTTTCCGGCCCTCTCCGCCGGGTCGGGGGCCTATGCCTTGGTGGGAATGGGAGCGATGTGCGCCTCGGTCCTGGGGGCGCCCATCACTTCCATTCTGGTTTTGTTCGAGTTGACCCGTGACTACAGGATCATGCTGGCCCTGATGGTATCGTCCATCGTTGCCTCCCTGCTGATCCACCAGATCTATCGTCATTCGGTGTTTACGCGGGCCTTGAGCCGCAAGGAGATCAAACTCGACACCCAGCGCGAGGCCAACCTGCTGCGCGATATTCCGGTCGGGGCCATCATGCGTCCATCCTGTCCTGTTGTGACCGATGTCACGACGATCCATCGCATCAAGGAGATGATCCACAACACCCGGGAAGAGTTTTTTCTGGTCAGAGGAGATGACGGCGCGATCAAAGGGACCATCTCTTTCCGGGAAATTCGTGGTGTTGCCTTTCAGGAGGGGCTGGAGCATCTGGTTCTGGTGCGGGACATTCCCATTCAGCGCATACTCAAGGTTGGTCCCACTGATGATCTGTTTGAAACCTTCCGCCAGATGGGGGCATCCGGCATCGAACAGGTGGTGGTGATCTCCCAGATCGATCCTGCCCAGATTTTGGGGATTATCACCAGTCACGACGTGATCCGGGCGTACAACAAGGCTTTGATGGATCGTGAATCTGGACAGACCCGGGCGCACAACTGA
- a CDS encoding electron transport complex subunit E — MSETGTIVKNGLWDNNVIFVQLLGMCPLLGVSTNAVNGIGMGLATTFVLVGSNVVVSWVRNFIPNDIRIPAFVIIIASFVTVVDLMMNAFFLSLHKVLGIFIPLIVVNCAILGRAEAFACKNKALPSVIDGLSTGLGFTLALFILGSCRELLGSGKLFGMDVLGPSYHPAIGFILPPGAFIVLGFILVAVRWLNARQAKA, encoded by the coding sequence ATGAGTGAAACCGGAACAATCGTCAAAAACGGCCTTTGGGACAACAACGTCATCTTTGTCCAACTGTTGGGCATGTGTCCCTTGCTGGGGGTCTCGACCAACGCCGTCAATGGCATCGGCATGGGTTTGGCTACAACGTTCGTGCTGGTTGGATCCAACGTCGTGGTCTCCTGGGTTCGGAACTTTATCCCGAATGACATCCGCATTCCCGCCTTTGTCATCATCATCGCGAGTTTTGTGACTGTCGTCGATTTGATGATGAACGCCTTTTTCCTGAGCCTGCACAAGGTGCTGGGCATCTTCATTCCCCTGATCGTGGTCAACTGTGCCATCCTGGGCAGAGCTGAGGCTTTTGCCTGCAAGAACAAGGCGCTTCCGTCGGTTATCGACGGTTTGTCAACCGGCCTTGGATTCACCCTGGCTCTGTTTATCCTGGGATCGTGCCGTGAGCTGCTGGGATCGGGAAAGTTATTTGGCATGGATGTGTTGGGGCCTTCCTACCATCCGGCCATCGGTTTCATCCTTCCTCCTGGCGCCTTTATCGTCCTGGGCTTTATCCTGGTGGCGGTCAGATGGTTGAACGCCAGACAAGCCAAAGCCTGA
- a CDS encoding (2Fe-2S) ferredoxin domain-containing protein has translation MNMPESTTRQGVMLLVCVKERISPTNPSCGKRGGTALAEAFADELAQRHLPVKVKRILCLGECAKGPNVRIAPGGKTFHAVRIENVPEILQELERFFGSLHDSA, from the coding sequence ATGAATATGCCAGAATCGACGACTCGGCAGGGAGTCATGTTGCTGGTCTGTGTCAAAGAGCGCATCTCCCCCACCAACCCATCCTGTGGCAAGCGGGGAGGAACAGCCCTGGCTGAGGCTTTCGCAGATGAACTCGCCCAGCGTCACCTGCCCGTCAAAGTCAAACGGATCCTCTGCCTGGGCGAGTGCGCCAAAGGCCCCAATGTCCGTATCGCCCCGGGTGGAAAAACATTTCACGCAGTGCGTATTGAGAATGTGCCGGAAATCCTGCAAGAATTGGAAAGATTTTTTGGATCTTTGCATGACTCCGCATAG
- a CDS encoding RnfH family protein produces MKIAVVYAEAAKQTVIEFEANDGITAAEAVERSGIMKKFPQITLESNKLGIFSKIVEPGQVLVAGDRVEIYRPALGKPPKKERAAKESDADADGEASATKSAKLAAAKKRVAAAKTKSDETKATAG; encoded by the coding sequence ATGAAAATCGCGGTGGTTTACGCCGAAGCTGCAAAGCAGACCGTCATCGAGTTCGAGGCCAACGATGGCATCACCGCAGCCGAGGCTGTGGAGCGCTCTGGAATCATGAAGAAATTCCCCCAGATCACCCTGGAAAGCAACAAGCTGGGCATTTTCAGCAAGATTGTCGAACCCGGGCAGGTTCTCGTGGCGGGTGATCGCGTGGAGATCTATCGCCCCGCTCTGGGCAAGCCCCCCAAAAAAGAGCGTGCCGCCAAAGAGTCGGATGCCGATGCCGACGGGGAGGCCAGTGCAACCAAGTCGGCCAAACTGGCCGCCGCCAAAAAACGGGTTGCCGCCGCCAAAACCAAATCCGACGAGACAAAAGCCACGGCAGGCTGA
- a CDS encoding SoxR reducing system RseC family protein — protein MREQARVFALDGQHALVVGQKQRGCGTCPQEAGCSTLSLGGGNKEVHVRALNPIGAEVGDLVTLEISNRHFLRSSFLVYVVPVLVLFCGGFLFQSIGSRLGLAASDAEALGGGAGMLCFGLFFFWLKQRNKRLEKRGAGVPTIVEIAHPLEACATVIPIKSQHH, from the coding sequence ATGCGTGAGCAGGCCCGTGTTTTCGCTCTTGATGGCCAGCATGCGTTGGTGGTCGGTCAAAAGCAACGTGGATGTGGCACGTGTCCTCAGGAGGCCGGTTGTTCGACGCTCTCCCTGGGAGGTGGCAACAAAGAGGTGCATGTCCGTGCTCTCAACCCGATTGGCGCTGAGGTCGGCGATCTTGTAACCCTGGAAATTTCGAATCGTCACTTTTTGCGTTCCTCTTTTCTTGTCTACGTCGTACCGGTGTTGGTTCTCTTTTGTGGGGGATTTTTGTTTCAGTCCATCGGATCCAGGCTGGGTCTTGCGGCCAGTGATGCCGAAGCCCTGGGTGGTGGCGCCGGCATGCTCTGTTTTGGGCTCTTTTTTTTTTGGCTGAAACAGCGCAACAAACGCCTGGAAAAGAGAGGGGCCGGTGTTCCCACTATTGTGGAAATTGCCCATCCGCTTGAGGCTTGCGCGACCGTTATTCCGATCAAAAGTCAGCATCATTGA
- a CDS encoding RnfABCDGE type electron transport complex subunit D, whose translation MSPSNLLFTSSPHVHGGDSIPRIMQTVIWALVPAILLSVWIFGWPALLVIVITTLAAVATEYMMARIRCRPAPLGDLSAALTGLLLALTLPPHSPWWICVAGGFFAILLGKQVYGGLGYNMFNPALIARVFLLVSFPVELTTWPQPSGLMSPQALSFGDALSLIFSGHLPPGGVVDAISSATPLGQYHIGLSMGKTVQDVLGGAYAFDHLKAATGFIAGSLGETSAVLLALGGLYLLAKRIITWHIPLSMLAGCLVPATIFWLLDGTRYPDPIFHLVTGGLVMGVFFMATDMVTSPVTPLGQILFGAGCGLLTYIIRTWGGYPEGVSFAIVIMNAVVPLLDQYTRPVVYGKAKKNA comes from the coding sequence ATGAGTCCATCAAACCTGTTGTTCACTTCCTCTCCCCACGTTCACGGGGGAGATTCCATTCCCCGGATCATGCAGACGGTCATCTGGGCGCTTGTACCTGCCATCCTCCTGTCCGTTTGGATTTTTGGTTGGCCGGCGCTCCTGGTGATCGTCATCACCACACTGGCCGCCGTCGCAACCGAATACATGATGGCCAGGATCAGGTGCCGACCGGCCCCTCTGGGCGACCTTTCCGCTGCCTTGACGGGCTTGTTGCTCGCCCTGACTCTGCCACCCCACAGCCCCTGGTGGATCTGTGTGGCTGGCGGTTTTTTTGCCATTCTGCTGGGCAAACAGGTCTACGGCGGGTTGGGATACAACATGTTCAACCCCGCCCTGATCGCCCGAGTGTTCTTGTTGGTCTCCTTCCCTGTCGAGCTGACCACATGGCCACAACCCAGCGGCCTGATGTCTCCACAGGCCCTGTCGTTCGGTGACGCCCTCTCTCTGATATTTTCCGGACACCTGCCTCCCGGCGGGGTCGTGGATGCAATCAGTTCCGCCACTCCACTGGGGCAGTATCACATCGGATTGAGCATGGGCAAGACAGTCCAGGATGTACTGGGCGGCGCCTATGCCTTCGACCACCTCAAGGCCGCCACCGGTTTCATCGCCGGGTCGTTGGGAGAGACTTCCGCCGTTCTCCTGGCCCTGGGAGGTCTCTACCTGCTCGCCAAGCGCATCATCACCTGGCACATCCCCCTCTCCATGCTGGCCGGTTGTCTGGTGCCCGCCACCATCTTCTGGTTGCTGGATGGGACAAGGTACCCCGACCCCATTTTTCATCTGGTGACGGGTGGTTTGGTGATGGGTGTCTTTTTCATGGCAACCGATATGGTCACCTCTCCCGTAACGCCGTTGGGACAGATCCTGTTCGGCGCCGGATGCGGGTTGCTGACCTACATCATCCGCACCTGGGGTGGTTACCCGGAAGGGGTCTCCTTCGCCATCGTCATCATGAATGCCGTTGTTCCCCTGTTGGATCAATACACGCGGCCAGTGGTCTACGGAAAAGCCAAGAAGAACGCTTAG